In a genomic window of Flavobacterium sp. KACC 22761:
- a CDS encoding alpha-amylase, whose product MKKLQTKFLFMSMLTALLCSCSQNETIEADSKAESQKFEIINVTHHDGKPFSTGAKSSLTGKYVDNPGGGVMMQAFYWDVPAGGTWWNTVSSKVTAWGNAGIGSIWLPPASKAQNGAFSMGYDPTDYFDFGDYNQNGSTETRFGSKTELVNLITAAHNENIKVYADIVINHNSGGQSEANPFTGTNTWTNFTGIASGKFKRNYNDFYKNSFGNNDEGSFGGFPDLCHAAQNVKDWLWLRTDGVGKYYKNTMKFDGWRFDYVKGFGPWVVNAWNANVGGFSVGEYWDSNVNTLEWWANNANSSVFDFACYYKMNDAFDGNNLALLNDDMMWKRNPYKAVTFVTNHDTDEIWSKMLAYSYILTHEGYPTIFYRDYEEWLDKNKLNNLIWIHNNKATGTTSILYSDNDEYVARRNGYNGNPGLVVYINNSDVWQERWIQTNWANTQIKDFTGNSSWYPTTQADKWVKIQCPPKGYSIWSINQ is encoded by the coding sequence ATGAAAAAACTACAAACAAAATTTTTGTTTATGAGCATGCTTACAGCATTGTTATGTTCATGCTCTCAAAATGAAACAATTGAAGCTGATTCAAAAGCTGAAAGTCAAAAATTTGAAATCATTAATGTTACACATCACGACGGAAAACCTTTTAGTACCGGTGCAAAATCATCACTTACAGGAAAATATGTAGACAATCCGGGCGGTGGTGTTATGATGCAAGCCTTTTATTGGGATGTTCCTGCAGGCGGAACTTGGTGGAATACTGTGAGCAGTAAAGTAACGGCTTGGGGTAATGCTGGAATTGGCTCAATTTGGCTTCCTCCCGCTTCAAAAGCCCAAAATGGCGCATTTTCTATGGGTTATGATCCAACGGATTATTTTGATTTTGGAGATTACAATCAAAACGGAAGTACAGAAACCAGATTTGGATCAAAAACCGAATTGGTAAATTTAATTACGGCTGCTCATAACGAAAACATCAAAGTTTATGCAGATATTGTAATCAATCATAACAGTGGAGGGCAATCTGAAGCGAATCCGTTTACAGGCACAAATACTTGGACAAATTTTACGGGAATTGCTTCTGGAAAATTCAAACGTAATTATAATGACTTCTACAAAAATAGTTTCGGCAACAATGACGAAGGCTCTTTTGGCGGTTTCCCAGATTTATGTCATGCCGCACAAAATGTAAAAGACTGGCTATGGCTTAGAACAGATGGTGTTGGAAAATACTATAAAAACACTATGAAATTTGACGGATGGCGTTTCGATTATGTTAAAGGTTTTGGGCCGTGGGTGGTAAACGCTTGGAATGCGAATGTTGGCGGATTTTCTGTTGGAGAATATTGGGATTCTAACGTAAATACACTTGAATGGTGGGCAAACAATGCCAATAGTTCTGTATTTGATTTTGCTTGTTACTACAAAATGAACGACGCTTTTGATGGAAATAATCTTGCTCTATTAAATGATGATATGATGTGGAAACGAAATCCGTATAAAGCAGTGACTTTTGTAACCAATCACGATACTGACGAAATTTGGAGCAAAATGTTGGCTTACTCCTATATTTTGACTCATGAAGGTTATCCAACTATTTTCTACAGAGATTATGAAGAATGGCTAGACAAAAACAAACTGAACAACTTAATTTGGATTCATAACAATAAAGCAACTGGAACAACTTCTATTTTATATTCTGACAATGATGAATATGTGGCAAGAAGAAATGGATATAATGGAAATCCAGGTTTGGTAGTTTACATCAACAACTCTGATGTTTGGCAAGAAAGATGGATTCAGACCAACTGGGCCAATACTCAAATTAAAGATTTTACAGGAAATTCATCTTGGTATCCAACTACACAAGCCGATAAATGGGTAAAAATACAATGTCCTCCAAAAGGATATTCAATTTGGTCAATTAATCAGTAA
- a CDS encoding peptidylprolyl isomerase: protein MLLKKLQLKTIDYKLVLTMCFLLFFSSMVSAQEIIPDVVAQKPAEPHVGGQKIDGIIATVGDYIVLDSDIDKGFLEILASGGSTKDITRCQMLGKLLEDKLYAHQAIQDSIIVSDAEIRSMMEDRLNYMVKQVGDINKVVEYYHKSSVEEFKTYFADILKEQKLATDMQKKIVEAVEITPEEVRNFFKKIPKDELPTFGAEMEVAQIVAEPKVSKEDKQKVIDRLNSIRQDVLDGASFATKAVLYSQDPGSSSNGGYYKMTRRTPFLKEFKDVAFSLQEGEISQPFETIYGFHIIMIDKIKGQEVELRHILISPTVSESALKEAKERLINVRTKIMNKEISFADAARTESDEKETRANGGTLVNPNTQDTRFELTKMDPQLYGQVSNLKDNEISQPLLNVDDKGKKTYKIITVTNRINEHTADYAQDYTKIKELALKEKQIQAIAKWFDTKIKDTYIKIIGEYRDCNFTNNWLKK, encoded by the coding sequence ATGTTATTAAAAAAATTACAGCTAAAAACAATTGATTACAAGCTTGTATTGACAATGTGTTTTTTACTTTTTTTCAGCTCAATGGTTTCAGCTCAGGAGATTATTCCAGATGTTGTGGCTCAAAAACCAGCTGAACCTCATGTTGGAGGACAAAAAATAGATGGTATTATTGCTACCGTTGGAGATTATATTGTTTTAGATTCAGATATTGATAAAGGTTTTTTAGAAATCTTAGCTTCTGGTGGTAGTACAAAAGATATTACAAGATGCCAGATGTTAGGTAAACTTCTTGAAGATAAATTGTATGCACACCAAGCAATTCAAGATAGTATTATTGTAAGTGATGCCGAAATTAGAAGTATGATGGAAGACCGTTTAAATTATATGGTTAAACAGGTTGGAGACATCAATAAAGTGGTTGAATATTACCATAAGAGTTCTGTTGAAGAATTCAAAACTTATTTCGCAGACATTTTGAAAGAGCAAAAATTGGCTACTGACATGCAGAAAAAAATTGTTGAAGCTGTAGAAATCACTCCTGAAGAGGTTCGTAATTTCTTTAAAAAAATACCAAAAGATGAATTGCCAACTTTTGGAGCTGAAATGGAAGTTGCGCAAATTGTAGCAGAGCCAAAAGTTTCCAAAGAAGACAAACAAAAAGTAATTGACAGATTGAATTCCATCAGGCAAGATGTTTTAGATGGTGCTAGTTTTGCAACAAAAGCCGTTTTGTATTCTCAAGATCCTGGATCATCCTCAAATGGAGGTTATTACAAAATGACTCGAAGAACTCCTTTCTTAAAGGAGTTTAAAGACGTTGCTTTTAGTTTGCAGGAAGGTGAAATTTCACAGCCTTTTGAAACTATTTATGGATTTCATATAATAATGATTGATAAAATAAAGGGACAAGAAGTTGAATTACGTCATATTTTGATTTCGCCAACTGTTTCTGAAAGTGCGTTAAAAGAAGCAAAGGAAAGACTTATAAACGTTCGTACTAAGATTATGAATAAAGAAATTTCTTTTGCTGACGCTGCTAGAACAGAATCTGATGAGAAAGAAACAAGAGCAAATGGAGGAACGTTAGTAAATCCTAATACGCAGGATACACGTTTTGAACTGACAAAAATGGATCCGCAATTGTACGGTCAAGTTTCAAATTTGAAAGATAATGAGATTTCTCAACCTCTTTTGAACGTAGATGATAAAGGCAAAAAGACTTATAAGATCATCACAGTAACAAACAGAATTAATGAACATACTGCTGATTATGCTCAAGATTATACAAAAATCAAAGAATTAGCATTAAAAGAAAAACAAATTCAAGCGATTGCAAAATGGTTTGATACAAAGATAAAAGATACTTATATTAAAATTATTGGAGAATACAGAGATTGTAATTTTACAAACAATTGGCTTAAAAAATAA
- a CDS encoding MoxR family ATPase produces the protein MSDVTAIHNLVQKRNELKSEIAKIIVGQDAVIDQILLCIFSGGHALLIGVPGLAKTLMINTLSQALGLDFKRIQFTPDLMPSDILGSEILDENRHFKFIKGPIFSNIILADEINRTPPKTQAALLEAMQERSVTIAGQNYKLDLPYFVLATQNPIEQEGTYPLPEAQLDRFMFAIKLEYPTFEEEVQVVKRTTSDVKTQINPLFSAQEIIDFQHLIRRIPVADNVIEYAVSLVSKTRPDNSLTNDFVKNYLDWGAGPRASQNLILAAKAHAAFNGKFSPDIEDVKAVAVGILRHRIIKNYKADAEGITEEVIIKKLL, from the coding sequence ATGTCTGACGTTACAGCAATTCATAATTTAGTTCAAAAACGAAACGAGTTAAAATCAGAAATAGCAAAAATCATTGTAGGCCAAGATGCCGTTATTGATCAAATATTATTGTGTATATTTTCAGGCGGGCATGCCCTTTTGATTGGAGTTCCTGGTTTGGCAAAAACATTAATGATAAATACGCTGTCACAGGCTTTAGGATTAGATTTTAAAAGAATCCAGTTTACGCCAGATTTAATGCCATCTGACATTTTGGGAAGTGAAATCTTGGACGAAAACAGACACTTTAAATTCATAAAAGGACCAATTTTTTCTAATATCATTTTGGCCGATGAGATCAACAGAACACCGCCAAAAACACAAGCCGCTTTGCTTGAAGCAATGCAAGAGCGTTCGGTTACGATTGCTGGGCAGAATTACAAATTAGATTTGCCATATTTTGTATTGGCAACTCAAAACCCAATTGAGCAGGAAGGAACTTATCCGTTGCCAGAAGCGCAATTGGATCGTTTTATGTTTGCAATCAAATTGGAATATCCAACATTTGAAGAGGAAGTTCAAGTGGTAAAACGTACTACGTCTGACGTTAAAACACAAATTAATCCGTTATTTTCGGCTCAGGAAATTATCGACTTTCAACATTTGATCCGTCGAATTCCTGTTGCAGATAATGTAATTGAATATGCTGTGAGTCTGGTAAGCAAAACGCGTCCGGACAATAGTTTGACAAATGATTTTGTAAAAAACTATTTAGATTGGGGAGCAGGACCAAGGGCTTCTCAGAATTTGATTTTGGCAGCAAAAGCGCACGCCGCTTTCAATGGTAAATTCTCGCCAGATATTGAAGATGTAAAAGCTGTTGCAGTTGGCATTCTAAGACACAGAATTATTAAAAACTATAAGGCAGACGCTGAGGGAATAACTGAAGAAGTTATTATTAAGAAATTGTTATAA
- a CDS encoding IS3 family transposase (programmed frameshift) encodes MSLTREVFKRIVPDCTYSEAFKKQVVKEFELGLFCKADLRRRYQIRSHSCIDSWLRKYGKFTYLEKLTLGRPMKDPQSQRIKELEAQLAKKEQELLVFKKFIEIAERELKIEIGKKVWFQAVQEINRIYRVSPCEICRLFGYSKQAYYKRKSHLLKSIPDKVHLKSLVMSVRQKLPKTGGRKLHYMLKDDLKRHQIKIGRDKLFDFLRDEYLLVPKARRYYKTTNSRHWMRKYPNLIKEIKLNEPEQVWVADITYLRTKEQTYYLHLITDAYSKKIVGYNLSDNLMASSTLEALKMAVGNRKYSRNLIHHSDRGLQYCSKEYTEYLSQSKILISMTQNYDPYENAVAERVNGILKEEFGLSEIFEDFENLKKQALESILFYNQIRVHLSINMLTPNQAHLQNQIKLKRWKKTNRNKNNSVPI; translated from the exons ATGTCACTAACAAGAGAAGTATTTAAAAGAATTGTGCCTGATTGCACTTACAGTGAGGCATTCAAAAAACAGGTTGTAAAAGAATTTGAACTGGGATTATTTTGCAAGGCAGATCTTCGCCGTCGTTACCAAATCAGAAGTCATAGCTGTATCGACAGTTGGTTAAGAAAATATGGTAAATTTACATATCTGGAAAAACTAACACTGGGACGACCTATGAAAGATCCTCAATCTCAACGCATCAAAGAACTCGAAGCTCAATTAGCTAAGAAAGAGCAAGAATTATTGGTCTTTAAAAAGTTTATTGAAATAGCCGAACGCGAGCTAAAAATCGAGATTG GTAAAAAAGTCTGGTTCCAAGCAGTCCAAGAAATAAATCGTATATACAGGGTTAGTCCTTGTGAAATATGTCGATTGTTTGGATACAGTAAACAAGCTTATTACAAACGAAAATCACATCTATTAAAGTCAATTCCCGACAAAGTACATCTCAAATCTTTGGTAATGTCGGTTCGTCAAAAGCTGCCAAAAACCGGTGGCAGAAAACTGCATTATATGCTGAAAGATGATTTAAAAAGACATCAAATAAAGATTGGCAGAGATAAATTGTTTGATTTTTTACGTGATGAATATTTATTAGTCCCTAAAGCTAGAAGATATTACAAGACAACAAATTCAAGACATTGGATGCGTAAATATCCAAATTTAATAAAAGAAATCAAGCTCAATGAGCCTGAGCAGGTTTGGGTTGCTGATATTACTTATCTAAGAACTAAAGAACAAACATATTACCTGCATTTGATAACAGATGCATACTCGAAGAAAATTGTAGGTTATAATTTATCGGATAATTTAATGGCTTCTTCTACATTAGAAGCTTTAAAGATGGCTGTCGGTAATAGGAAATACAGCAGAAATCTCATACATCATTCAGATAGAGGTCTTCAATATTGCAGCAAAGAGTACACGGAATATTTATCTCAAAGCAAGATTCTGATAAGTATGACACAAAACTATGATCCATATGAAAATGCAGTTGCAGAAAGAGTAAATGGTATTTTAAAAGAAGAATTTGGATTATCTGAAATCTTTGAAGATTTTGAAAATCTGAAAAAGCAAGCTCTAGAATCTATTTTATTTTATAATCAAATAAGAGTGCATTTATCAATAAATATGCTGACTCCAAATCAAGCACATTTACAAAATCAAATCAAACTCAAAAGATGGAAAAAAACAAATCGGAACAAAAATAATTCTGTTCCGATTTAA
- the xrtN gene encoding exosortase N: MNSTLQYKKVAVLLIVCLLLLLNQSIVLNGLNNNLFGIIASIGLFVFGGKKTSLNLNYPLLASIIVLEFISYRLHTQSVHFLALALFVCLLYYGVTQKFSFIAFICILLFSSIFNTFFDYLTTEIKQSLCYYVYLVLKNFISIDKIEGVNFYIDNAKITIDTACIGLSMFKTGLLSGAFLLTLEEKKHQKHFNILQIFLFCAVVIILNIISNYFRIITLVLFNCTEENVLHHSIGILCFVFYQILPMLFFIRFFKPKTKEVETKKMWHTVFFAIAGTIVTVGTSFEIKKIQPHNLLENISPEYAIQNGVWVNNEVFKITTSNKLIYIKTPAHNPLICWTGAGYKIIEKKEISNANEKIWLVKMEKNNVKYNSYWWYECDSRKYTSLPEVLLIKLFSNKPVRLINETVKI, translated from the coding sequence ATGAATTCAACACTCCAATACAAAAAAGTTGCGGTACTGCTAATCGTTTGTCTTCTGTTGCTTTTAAACCAAAGTATTGTACTTAATGGATTAAACAATAATTTATTCGGGATAATAGCCTCAATTGGATTGTTTGTTTTTGGTGGCAAAAAAACGAGTCTTAATCTCAACTATCCTCTTTTAGCATCAATTATTGTTTTAGAATTCATTAGTTATCGACTACATACGCAATCTGTGCATTTTCTGGCTCTAGCTTTGTTTGTATGCCTTTTGTATTACGGTGTTACTCAAAAATTTTCATTTATTGCTTTTATCTGCATTTTGTTATTCTCTTCCATCTTCAATACGTTTTTTGACTATTTGACGACCGAAATCAAACAATCTCTCTGCTACTATGTTTATTTAGTTTTGAAGAACTTTATTTCGATCGACAAGATAGAAGGCGTCAACTTTTACATCGATAACGCAAAAATTACTATTGATACCGCTTGCATAGGATTGTCCATGTTCAAAACCGGATTGTTGTCTGGCGCATTTTTATTGACGCTTGAAGAAAAGAAACATCAAAAACATTTCAATATTTTGCAGATTTTTCTTTTTTGCGCCGTAGTAATAATTCTGAATATTATTTCAAATTATTTCAGAATTATTACACTAGTTTTATTCAATTGTACTGAAGAAAACGTATTGCATCATTCTATCGGAATTCTTTGTTTTGTATTTTATCAAATTCTTCCAATGCTTTTTTTCATCCGATTTTTTAAACCCAAAACAAAAGAAGTCGAAACGAAAAAAATGTGGCACACAGTTTTCTTTGCCATCGCTGGAACAATCGTAACCGTTGGAACTAGTTTTGAAATCAAAAAAATACAGCCTCACAACTTACTTGAAAACATCAGTCCAGAATATGCTATTCAAAATGGTGTTTGGGTCAATAACGAAGTATTCAAGATTACGACTTCTAACAAACTTATTTATATTAAAACTCCTGCCCATAACCCTTTAATATGTTGGACTGGAGCGGGCTATAAAATCATCGAGAAAAAAGAAATAAGCAACGCAAATGAAAAAATCTGGTTGGTGAAAATGGAGAAAAACAATGTCAAATATAATTCTTACTGGTGGTACGAATGCGATTCCAGAAAATATACTTCGCTTCCTGAAGTTCTTTTAATCAAATTATTTTCAAACAAACCTGTCCGTTTGATCAACGAAACAGTCAAAATTTAA
- a CDS encoding XrtN system VIT domain-containing protein, which translates to MKYKTEILDYYQKPGVQSSLVVTIFSTIFMICSLTFKKLSFNEYESIGVVSLMIEFLYGTLISFSILKNKNEYVHLIPFLMLNWLIGCFSLNVFIPVFQDLPIWVYVTTFIFCFTNFILYQDFIKTPRTFLFYFINGISFWIIFYFALYLIPLTPFSFIGILALGMGFYGLVPGIILIIHLLTVIVNLSKNRIYFLSFTAGFGLVLVGFSIFTIGLVVENNKIIQSARINSFNSDEDLPRYISVSQNLKPNFFNEILLKKDIVYFDKNNFFSFDGFDSFSNQQFNKTKIHNPFISIAYWFCEDSGLTNDDKINILKSNFDKRLETEEQLWSGENVLTKAIKEDVKLYPNTRLAYTEITMDIASDVKAWNNQEAIYSFQLPEGSVATSLSLWVNGIERKGVLTTKEKAKKAYKQIVGVEYRDPSLLQWREGNKVVVRVFPVNKQTPRKFKCGFTTPLKVEDNILKYQSLSTKGPNISNAKTISRIQTVGNTAIETSKDFELEKGFFINQSTGLDEWDATMPLPKINSQAFVWKNKVYEIQNIQKTIIPFTPSEIILDLNDNWTTKQIEAFINLNQKNLYVFVNGKKTQINAENFKAIQLDFENYHYSLLPLYQLAKNTLIITKSGTFSANFEELEDSNYLKEIKTNTTEKNIKVINISTDINPFWQTVKEQKYVDYFQCSLDKSLNLIKKQQFPSYKTDENSINIEPAQISIHENIADSTSKSNGPNHIYRMYAFGKVLEEQVKIKNDTLASNQYVELAKDANIVTPISSLIVLETDEDYAKNGIEKNVNTLGNASINNDGSVPEPHEWLLIIIGISALYFYYRKNKKQLA; encoded by the coding sequence ATGAAATACAAAACAGAAATTTTAGATTATTACCAAAAACCTGGAGTACAGTCAAGTCTTGTGGTTACCATTTTCAGCACCATCTTTATGATTTGTTCTTTAACCTTTAAAAAATTATCTTTTAACGAATACGAATCAATCGGGGTAGTCAGTCTTATGATTGAATTTTTATATGGTACTCTTATCTCTTTTTCAATTTTAAAAAACAAAAACGAATACGTTCATCTAATTCCTTTTCTAATGCTGAATTGGCTTATTGGTTGCTTTAGCTTGAATGTTTTTATTCCGGTTTTTCAAGATTTACCTATATGGGTATATGTTACCACTTTTATTTTTTGCTTTACGAATTTTATTCTTTATCAAGATTTTATTAAAACCCCTCGTACATTCCTATTTTATTTTATAAACGGAATTTCATTTTGGATCATCTTTTATTTTGCCTTATACCTTATTCCATTGACACCATTTTCATTTATTGGAATTTTAGCTCTCGGAATGGGATTTTATGGCCTGGTGCCAGGAATAATTTTAATTATTCATTTGCTAACTGTCATTGTGAATTTGTCAAAAAACAGAATCTATTTTCTTTCTTTTACCGCCGGATTTGGGCTTGTACTAGTCGGTTTTTCGATTTTCACTATTGGATTAGTTGTCGAAAACAACAAAATAATTCAAAGTGCCAGAATCAATTCTTTTAATTCTGATGAAGATTTACCACGATACATTTCGGTTTCACAGAATTTAAAACCCAATTTTTTTAACGAGATCTTATTAAAGAAGGATATTGTATATTTTGACAAAAATAACTTTTTCTCATTTGACGGATTTGATTCATTCAGCAATCAACAGTTCAACAAAACCAAAATCCATAATCCGTTTATCAGTATTGCCTATTGGTTTTGTGAAGATTCAGGCCTAACAAATGATGACAAAATAAATATTCTAAAATCAAATTTTGACAAAAGACTTGAAACCGAAGAACAGCTTTGGAGCGGTGAAAATGTACTCACAAAAGCCATTAAAGAAGATGTAAAACTTTATCCCAATACGCGATTAGCCTATACCGAAATCACGATGGATATTGCATCCGACGTAAAAGCTTGGAATAATCAAGAGGCTATTTACTCTTTTCAATTGCCGGAAGGATCTGTTGCTACTTCACTTTCACTTTGGGTAAACGGAATTGAGCGAAAAGGCGTCTTGACAACAAAGGAAAAAGCAAAAAAAGCATACAAACAGATTGTTGGCGTAGAATATCGTGATCCTTCTTTACTGCAATGGAGAGAAGGAAATAAAGTTGTAGTTCGAGTTTTCCCAGTAAACAAACAAACACCTAGAAAATTCAAATGCGGCTTTACCACTCCTCTGAAGGTAGAGGATAATATTTTAAAATATCAGAGCCTTTCAACAAAAGGACCAAACATTTCAAATGCTAAAACAATTTCAAGAATACAAACTGTTGGAAACACCGCTATAGAAACCAGTAAGGATTTTGAACTTGAAAAAGGTTTTTTCATCAATCAATCTACAGGATTGGATGAATGGGATGCGACTATGCCTTTACCTAAAATTAATTCGCAAGCATTTGTATGGAAAAACAAAGTGTACGAAATTCAAAATATCCAGAAAACGATTATTCCCTTCACTCCTTCTGAAATAATATTGGATCTGAATGACAATTGGACAACTAAACAAATCGAAGCTTTTATAAATTTAAACCAAAAGAATCTTTACGTTTTTGTAAATGGTAAAAAAACACAAATTAATGCCGAGAATTTCAAAGCCATTCAATTGGATTTTGAAAACTACCATTATTCTTTGCTTCCACTTTACCAATTAGCCAAAAATACTTTAATCATTACAAAATCGGGAACATTTTCTGCCAATTTTGAAGAACTTGAAGATTCCAATTATCTGAAAGAAATTAAAACTAATACAACAGAAAAAAACATAAAAGTCATTAATATCAGCACCGATATTAATCCTTTTTGGCAAACTGTAAAAGAGCAAAAATATGTTGATTATTTTCAATGCAGTTTGGACAAAAGTTTGAATCTGATCAAAAAACAACAATTTCCATCGTACAAAACAGATGAAAACAGCATCAATATTGAACCTGCTCAAATTTCAATTCATGAAAACATTGCAGACAGCACTTCAAAAAGCAACGGCCCAAATCATATTTACAGAATGTACGCTTTTGGAAAAGTTTTAGAAGAACAAGTAAAAATCAAAAATGATACTTTGGCTTCAAACCAATATGTTGAATTGGCAAAAGATGCCAACATAGTAACACCAATTTCTTCTTTAATTGTCTTAGAAACAGATGAAGATTATGCCAAAAATGGCATTGAAAAAAATGTGAACACATTAGGAAATGCTTCCATAAATAATGATGGATCAGTTCCTGAACCTCATGAATGGCTTTTAATCATAATTGGAATTTCTGCTTTATATTTCTATTACCGAAAAAACAAAAAACAACTAGCCTAA